The Amycolatopsis solani genome segment GTCCAGGCCTGCGACCTGCGCGGGCGGCAGACGCACGGCGCCGTCGCGACCGGGCAGGCCCGGCTGCTGGACCTCGCGGAAACCGAGCGGGTCCGCAAGGCGATCGCCCGCAAGTACGGCATCGTCGGGCGCGTCACGATGTTCTTTTCCAAGCTGCGCGGCCCGGCCGACCGGACGGTCGGGATCGCGGTCAAGCTGGACGACTGAAGCCGCGGAACCCGCGCCGCAGGTAGTTCGGCAACGCGTTCGGGTGATCGAGCGTCGAGGTGTGCAGCCAGACACGGCGCGCACCGGGCGGCGTCCAGGCGTCGGCGACGACGAGGGTGAGCGCGTACCCGCCGAGTCCTCGGCCGACGAACTCCGGGAGCAGCCCGAACGTGGTGATCTCGACGTCGTCCCCGCCCCGCGGCTCGAAATCGGCGGCGCCGGCGACCTCGCCGCGGTACTCGATCACTCGGTACCGCCGCCCCGGTTCGGCGAGCCACCGCGTCCACTCCGTGTCCGAACGGGACGCGCTGGGCCACCGGTACGGCGTGCCGATGCGGACGTGCAGCTCGCGGATCAGCGGCCCGGGTTCGGCGGGCCGCAGCGCGACGCCGTCGACGGCCGGGGCCGGGTTGAGCTGGTCGGCGGCGGTCATTTCGAGCTGCGTGACGATCTCCTCCACCCGCGGCAACCTACGGGGCGGCGACAGCGCTGTCAGCCGCTTTTCGGCCCACCGCGGCGGCTCGCAGCGCGGCACCCATGGCGGCCGAGTCGTGATCGGGGCCGCACCCGTCCACGATGACCAGATCACCCGGGATGTGGTCCGCGCGCAGCCGCAGGATCGCCTGGTAGGCGGGCGACGCGTACCACTCGTGCGCCGCGGCGGCGCTCGGGAAACCGATGAGCACGAGCCCGCCCGGCCACTCGCCTTCCACGACGTGCACCGGGGCGCCGTGCACGAGGAACTCGCCGCCGAAGGGGTCGAGCGTCGCCTGGATGCGTTCGAGGTACTGGAAGACCTCTTCGGACAGCTCGGCGGGCGGGCGCAGGTGGGCGAGTCCGTAGGCGGTCATGGTGGCCCTTTCGTCGTCCTGAAAGGATCCTCGCGCGCCGGCCGCGTGGCGTCGATTACGTCGGGGGTAAGGCCGGCTGCCCGGCCAGCAGCCGGTCCACGAGGGTCTCGACGAGATCGTGGCGCTGGTCGTCGGAGAACAGGCCGGGCAGCGTCAGCCGTTCCATGATCAGCCAGTTCAGCGCGAGCCACAGCAGGACGACCGTCGTGCCGTCGCCGGGCAGCCCGGATTTCTCGTGGTAGGCCACGTTGAAGTCGACGTCCGCGCGGATCCGGCGGGTGAGCACGTCCCGCAGCTCCGGCCGGCGGGTGGCTTCCAGCCGCAGTTCCAGCAGGGCGAGGAACCCGGTGGGGAACGCGGCGACGCGGTCGACGAGCTCGTGCATCAGCTCGGTGACACGAGCCCGGTCACGCGGCCCGGTCAGCCCGCCCGCGATAACGGCTTCGTCGACCAGCCGCTCGTAGACGCGTTCGCCGGCGTGCTTGAGGATCTCGTCACGGTTCGCGAAGTAGTTGGACGCCGTGCCGGCCGGGACGCCGGCCTGCTGGTCGACCGCGCGGAAGGTGAGCCCTCGCGCACCTTCACGGGCGAGGACGTCGATGGCGGCGTCGAGCAGGGCCGCGCGTCGTTCGGGATTGCGTCGCACCACTCCGGTCAAAGTACTACAGCCGGAGTGCGTCCGACAGGGCCGCCTAGACCTCCGCGACCGCGGCAAGAGCCTCCGGCAGCGTGAACGCGCCCGCGTACAGCGCCTTCCCGACGATCGACCCCTCCACCCCGTCCGAAGCCAGCCCGGCCAGCGCGACCAGGTCGGCCACGCTCGACACCCCGCCCGAAGCGATCACCGGGGCGTCCGTGCGGGCCACGACGTCGCGCAGCAGCTCGAGGTTCGGGCCGCGCAGTGTGCCGTCCTTGCTCACGTCGGTCACGACGTAGCGGGACGCGCCGTCGCGGTCGAGGCGCTCCAGGACCTCCCACAGGTCGCCGCCGTCGGAGGTCCAGCCGCGGGCCGAGAGGCGGTGGCCGGCCTCGGTGATGCGCACGTCGAGGCCGATCGCGACGCGGTCGCCGTACTCGCCGATCACGCGCGCGGTCCATTCCGGGTCCTCGAGCGCGGCGGTGCCGAGGTTGACGCGGCGGGCGCCGGTGGCCAGCGCGGCCTTCAGCGACGCGTCGTCGCGGATGCCGCCGGAGATCTCGACCTGGACGTCGAGCTTGCCGACGACCTCGGCGAGCAGCTCGCGGTTGCTGCCCTTGCCGAAGGCGGCGTCGAGGTCGACCAGGTGGATCCACTCGGCGCCGTCGCGCTGCCAGGCGAGCGCGGCCTCCAGCGGGCTGCCGTAGGAGGTCTCGGTGCCGGCCTCGCCCTGGACGAGTCGCACGGCCTGGCCATCGGCCACATCAACAGCGGGAAGCAGCGTGAAAGTCACGCCGGTAACTCTAGGGCGGAGACGCGGGTCACCCGGTCAGAGGGTCGCCAGCCAGTTGCGCAGCAGCCGCGCACCGGCGTCGCCGGACTTCTCCGGGTGGAACTGGGTGGCCCACAGCGGCCCGTTTTCGACCGCCGCGACGAAGTCCTCGCCGTGGTTCGCCCAGGTCACCTTGGGTTCCTGTCCGGACAGGCCGGACTCCAGCTCCCACTTGCGCGCCGCGTAGGAGTGCACGAAGTAGAAGCGCTCGTCCGGGTCGAGCCCGGCGAACAGCTGCGAGTCCGCGGGGGCGCGGACGGTGTTCCAGCCCATGTGCGGCAGGACGTCGGCGTTCAGCCGGTCGACGACACCCGGCCACTCCCCCGTGCCCTCGGTCTCTTCGCCGTGCTCGTCGCCGCGGGAGAAGAGAATCTGCATGCCGACGCAGATGCCGAGCACGGGACGGCCGCCGGCGAGGCGCTTGCCGATGATCCGGTGGCCCTTGACCTCCAGCAGCCCGGCCATGCACGCCGAGTACGCGCCGACGCCGGGCACGACCAGGCCGTCGGCCTCGATCGCGGCATGCGGGTCGGCGGTGACCTCGACGTCGGCCCCGGCGCGCGCCACAGCGCGTTCGGCGGAGCGGAGGTTGCCGGAACCGTAGTCGAGGATCACCACACGAGACACGCCACCCAGCGTAGCCGTCGCGGTCAGCGCCGCTCGAACGAATAGACGTCCGTCACGGTGGCGCACGGCGACGGCGCGATTCCGCCATGACGGGGACCACAACTCGCACGACGAGGTTTCGCCGTCCCGCCGACTGGGTATCAAGTCACCCGATCGTGTGGGTTCCACTCCGCACGGCCGGACGCCAGGGAGGCGAAGATGGCCGAGGACGACGTGCTGTCGCAGATGCTGAACGCCTGGTGCGACGACATCGACAGCGTGCCATTCCCGCAGTTCAGCGAGCTGCTCATCCCTCGGCAGCAGACGCGCCCGCGTGCGAAGTCCCCCGCGTCTGTCGCCCGCGTGACGAACGCCACTCGGGGAACAGACGCCTGACTGTGGTTTCCTGCGAGGGCCGCATCGACGCGTCCCCCGGGAGCCCTCATGAGTCGCACCCCTGATCCGCACGATTTCCTCGACCTCGACGCCGGGCTCGCCGAGGAGGAGCGCGCCATCCGCGACGCCGTGCGCGCGTACGCGAAGGACAACCTGCTCGACCACGTCGCCGACTGGTACGAAACGGGTTCGCTCCCGGCCGCCGAACTGGCCAAGGGCTTCGGGTCGCTGGGCCTGCTCGGCATGCACCTGGAGGGCTACGGGTGCGCCGGCACCAGCGCGGTCGCGTACGGCATCGCGTGCCGCGAGCTCGAAGCCGTCGACTCCGGGCTGCGCAGCTTCGTGTCGGTGCAGGGCTCGCTGGCGATGTACGCGATCCACCAGTGGGGCAGCGAAGAGCACCGGCAGGAATGGCTGCCGCGGATGGCCACCGGCGACGCGCTGGGCTGCTTCGGGCTGACCGAGCCGGACGCGGGCAGCGACCCGGGTTCGATGCGGACGCGCGCGGTGCGCGACGGCTCCGACTGGGTGCTGTCGGGCACGAAGATGTGGATCACCAACGGAACCGTCGCCGACGTCGCGGTCGTCTGGGCGCAGACCGACGAAGGCGTCCGCGGGTTCGTCGTCCCGACGTCGACGCCGGGCTTCACCGCGAACGAGGTCAAGCACAAGCTGTCGCTGCGGGCGTCGCTGACCGCGGAGCTGGTGCTGGACGGCGTCCGGCTGCCGTCGTCGGCCGCGTTCCCCGAGGTCCGCGGCCTGCGCGGGCCGCTGTCCTGCCTGAACGAAGCCCGCTACGGCATCCTCTTCGGCGTCGTCGGCGCGGCGCGCTCCTGCTACGAAGCCGCGCTGGAGTACACGCTTTCGCGCTCGCAGTTCGGGAAGCCGCTCGCCGGGTTCCAGCTGACCCAGCGGAAGCTCGCCGACCTGCTCGTCGAGGTGAACCGCACCGGGCTGGTGGCGCTGCAGATCGGGCGGCTGAAGGACGCCGGGACGCTGCACCACAACCACGTCAGCTTCGGGAAGATGGCGAACGTCCGGTCGGCCCTCGACGCGGCGCGGACGGCCCGGTCGATGCTCGGCGCCAACGGGATTTCGCTGGAGTACCCGGTGATGCGGCACATGGCGAACCTCGAGACGGTGCTGACGTACGAAGGCACCGAGGAGATGCACGCGCTGTCACTCGGTCAGGCGATCACGGGGCTCGCGGCCTTCCGCTGATCCCGTTTTTGTCGGTGGTGGCCGCTAGCTTCGGCGGCATGACCCACATCGACTTCGAAACCGTCATCGAGCTCCGGCGCTACACCCTGCACCCGGGGCGGCGCGACGAGCTGATCGAGCTGTTCGAGCGCGAGTTCGTCGAGCCGCAGGAGGCGGCGGGCGCGCACCTGTTCGGGCTGTTCCGCGAGCGCGCGTCGCCGGACAAGTTCGTGTGGCTGCGCGGGTTCCGCTCGATGGAAGCACGCCGGGCGGCGCTGGAGGAGTTCTACTTCGGCCCGGTCTGGAAGGAGCATCGCGAGGCGGCGAACGCGACGATGATCGACTCGGACGACGTCCTGCTGCTGCGCCCGGTCCGGCGCGGCCTGTCCACGCCACCGCCGGGTTCCGGCTTGCACGTGGCGATCTCTTCGCCTGCCTCGCCACCGGATTCCGCGTTCGCGGCGTTCGAGACCGAGCCGTCGGAGAACACGTTCCCGCAGTTGCCGGTCCGCACCGGCGGTCCGTTTTCCGTGTGGTTCAGCCGGACGCCGATGGGGGCCGCGGGGGAACTGGAGCTGGAGGCGACCACGCGCTCACTGATCCGCTGAGAGGAGTTCGAGCAGCCCGGTGGGGTAGAGGATCTTGCTGCCGTCGCGGAAATCCGCGACGTCGACCCAGCGCGCGATGGCGTCGTCGTCGAGGATCTGCATCTCTTCGCGCCGGTAGCAGGCGGAGTCGGTGAACTCGGCGTCGTAGAGGAAGGTGATCTCGTGGCCGGACTTCCCCTGCCAGGTGAAGATGTTCTCGAGCACGCCGAGCCGTTTGCCGACCCGGAGTTCGGCGTCCAGCTCCTCGGCGAACTCCCGCCGGAGGGCTTCCTCACCGCGCTCGCCGAACTCGATCCCGCCCCCGAGCGGCCGGTAGAACGTTTCGCCCTTGACGTCGTCGCGCCCTTCGAAGACGAGCAGCGCGTCGCCGCGCCACACGAGCCCGAGCGCGATCGGCCGGATCCTGAACCCCATGGGGCCACGCTAGCGGCCCCGCTACCCCTGGAGGAAATCTTTGATCGACAACGCCAGTGAGCCCGCGTCGAGCCCGTGGGCCAGGTCGTGGTCCGCGATGCCGCCGTAGGTGCGCACTTCGGTGTCCCGGCGGACACCGAGCGACCGCAGCCGGTGCGGCACGTCGGAAAGCGCCTCCGCGACCCAGTGCGCGGACGTCCCGGCCAGGTACGGCTCGACCAGGACCACCTCGGGTGCGGCGGCCAGGGCGGCCGCGCGCAGGCCGGCGGCGTCGAACGGGCGGATCGTCGAGGCGTAGAGCACCGTGACGTCGAGGCCCGCCGTCGCGCGCAGGACGCGGTCCAGCACCGGCCCGACGGCGACGACCACTCCGCGCGATCCCGTGCGCAGGCGCGTGAAGCCGACGCCGAGGTGGGGCGACGCGTTCTCCTGGGCCGAAAGGCGCAGGTAGATCCGTCCGTCACCGGGGATCGACTCGAGCAGCAGCCGGCGCGCCTCGTCCGGGTGGCCCGGCACGTGCACGGTCCAGCCGGGCAGCGAGTCGATCAGCGCGACGTCGCCCGGGGACTGGTGGGTGCGCCCCGCCGTCGTCATGTCGTAGGACGCGCCGTAGGAGACCAGGACTCCGCCGACCTCTTGGTGCGAGAAGTCGAGCTTGATCTGCTCGAAGGCGCGCTCCACGAGGAACGACGGGAAGGTGTGCACGATCGGCCGGAGCCCGGCGAGCGCCAGCCCGGCGCCCGTGCTGACCAGCAGCTGCTCGCGGATGCCGACGTTGATCACCCGGTCCGGGTGCCGCTGCGCGGCGCCCGCGAGCTGGGCGGCCGAGATGTCCGCCAGCACGACGGCGACGTCCGGGTCGGCGTCGAGGACCTCTTCGGTGGTGCTCAAGAACGCTTCGCGCATCGAAGACATGGTCAGCCTTTCGGTTCGACGACGGCGACCACCGCGAGCGGGCGGCCGGGGTGGGCGGCGGTGAAGGCGTCGTGGAGCGCGTCGTGGTCGCGGCCGGACACCGTGCGGGTCTCCCAGCCTTCGACGGCGAACCGGCGGGCGATGCCGCCCGGCCAGCCGCGCGTGGAGGACTGGTTGTCGATCACCACCGCGGTGAGGTTCTCGAGGCCGGCGCGTCCCGCGACGACGATCGCCTCGTGGTTCGAGCCTTCGTCGAGCTCGGCGTCGCCGACGAGCGTGACGACCTTCGGCCCGGTCAGGCCGCGGGCGCGCAGGCCAAGTGCAGTGCCGAACGCTATGGGCAGGCCGTGGCCGAGGGATCCGCTGGAGATTTCGACGCCCGGGACCCGGCGCCGGTCGGGGTGGTGGCCGAGCCGCGACACCGGGTCGGACCAGGTCGCGAGTTCCGCTTCGGCGAGGAAGCCCTTCGCGGTGAGCACGGCGTAGTACGCCATCGGGCCGTGTCCTTTGGACAGCAGGAAGCGGTCGCGGTCGGGCTCGCGGAAATTTTCGGGCGTTACGTCGAGGACGCGGTCGTAGAGCACCCACAGGACGTCCACAGTGGACTCCGCGGCGGCGCTGTGCTTGTCGTCACCGGTCATCAGCGAGATCAGCCGTGGCAGGCCGGCGTAGCCCGGTTCGGTCGCAGTGGTCATGGTTCGACGATGCAACCTCGACTAAACTCGAAGTCAAGGATAGCCTGAGCAGGTGACGAGGCTCGCTGAACATCTCAGCATCGGACAGGTGGCGGAACGCAGCGGAGTGCCGCACACGGCACTGCGGTTCTACGAGGAGAAGGGGCTGATCAGTTCGGAGCGCTCGGCGGGCAACCAGCGCCGCTACCCGCGTTCGGTGCTGCGCCGGATCGCGTTCGTCCGCGCCGCGCAACGGGTCGGGCTTTCCCTGGAGGACATCAGCTCGGCGCTGGCGAGCCTGCCCGAGGACCACGCCCCGACGAAAGCCGACTGGGCGCGGCTGTCGCGCGACTGGCAGCACGAGCTCGACGCGCGGATCGATGCCCTGCAACGCCTTCGCGACCGCTTGACCGGCTGCGTCGGCTGCGGCTGCCTGTCCCTGCGCAGCTGCGCGCTCTACAACAACGACGACGAGCTGGCGCGCTACGGCCCGGGCGCGAGCAAACTCCGCCCGGCGACCGAGGGCGGCATTTAACCGCTTGCCCGCGGCGGGATCCTGGGGAGGAAATGAACGAAAAGCAGTTGATCCGCATCTCGAAGCGCCTGGCCCGCCACCTGCGCCACGACCCGGCCGCCATCGGCCTCACCCTCACCCCGGACGGCTGGGCGAACGTCGAAACCCTGCTCGGCGCCCTGCGCGCGCACGGACTCACGGTCACCCGCGAACAGCTCGACGAAGTCGTCGAGAGGAACAACAAGCGCCGCTTCGCGTTCGACGAAACGGGCACACGCATCCGCGCGAGCCAGGGCCACAGCGTGACGGTCGACCTGGGGCTGCCGAACGCAATCCCACCAGCGGTGCTGTACCACGGAACGGTCTCGAAGTTCCTCGACGCGATCTTCCACGAGGGCCTCCGCCCGATGAACCGCCACGCGGTCCACCTGTCACCGACAACCGACACAGCCCGAACGGTGGCGGCCCGCCGCGGCAAGCCGGTGATCCTGCACATCGACGCGGCCGCGATGACGGCGGCGGGCCACGAGTTCCAGGTGAGCGCCAACGGAGTCTGGCTCACAGCAACGGTGCCCCCGACCTACCTCTCCCACATCCCCTGACCACCGCGGCGACCGATTTACCTGCACGGCAACGAGAATCGCCAGCCACCCCGCCCCAGGCACGCAGTCATCCGCCGGGTCCGAGCCGCGCGCCGCACGCGCGCAACCATCCACCCCGGCGCAAGCCGCCCGCCGCCAGGGCGCGAACTGGGGGTCAGCTCACAGGGACGGCACCGCGCTCGGCGTCCGGCGGCGCGGGCGTCCCAGCAGCCGCCTGCCCACGTCCAGCAGCTCCGTGCGCAGCTCGTCGTCGCCCAGGCTGGCCAGGTCCGGGGAGCCTCCCGCCATCGCGATGCCCGTCAGCGTCACCATCGCGTTGACCCGCGCCGCCGTGTCCGGGGACGGGCCCGCCAGGATGCCCAGCAGCGCCTGGCCGAAGCCCTCCATCCCGCCGTGCGCGGACTTCTCGATCGCGCGGATCAGGCCCGGGTCGCTCGAAAACAACGCCACCAGCGCGCGGTGGCGGATCACCAGGTCGATGAACCCCTCCAGCAGCAGGTCCACCTGCGCGCCCCGCCGCTTCTGCGCGGCCGCGCGCAGGACGAGTGCGTCCAGGTCGCGCACACCCGGCTCGGCCACCGCCTCGGTGATCTCCGCCTTCGTCTTGAAGTGGTAGTAGACCGCGGCCTTCGTGATCCCGAGCGCGTCCGCGATCATCTGCAGCGACGTGCCCTCGACGCCGTGTTCCGTGAACAGGCGCAGCGCGGTCTGCAGCAGTCGGGTCCGGGTGTCCCCGTCCGGGCCGGCGGTCATTCTTCCTCCTCAGCGAGCCGTCGGAGCGTACGTCACTCCCTGTCGATCGGCAAACTCCCTTACTAGCCGATCGGCAGGGATAAACCTTGCTGTTCGGCAAGTCACATCCTTGCCGATCGGCTTGGACCCGCCCTAGCCGATCGGCTAGCTTGGAAAGGAACCTGATGGAGTGAACCGACCCCGTTCGGGCGAAACGGAGCTGACTCGTGGCGACCTTCCTGTACCGGCTCGGCCGGTTGTCCTTCCGGCGGCGAGCGCTGGTCGCCGCCGTCTGGGCGGCCGTCCTCGTGGCGCTCGGGCTGGGTGCCCTGACGCTGTCGGGCCAGCTGTCGAACTCGGTGACCATCCCCGGCACGGAGTCGCAGCGGGCGATCGACCAGCTGACCGAGAAGTTCCCGCAGGCCAACGCCGGTGGCGCCACCGCGCGCGTGGTGATCGAGGCGCCGGCCGGGACCACGATCACCGACGCGAAGGGCAAGGCTGCCGTCGAGTCGCTGGTCACCCAGCTCAAGACGGCGCCGAAGGTCGCCGCGGTCGTGGACCCGTTCCAGATGCAGTCGATCTCACCCGATCAGCGCGTCGCGCTCGCCCAGGTCAGTTACGGAGCGAAAGCGTACGAGCTGACCGAAGAAGACCGTCAGGCGCTGCAAGCCCCCGCGGACGCGGCCCGGGCCGCCGGGTTCACCGTCGAGTTCGGCGGTGACGCCGTGCAGGGCATCCCCGAGACCGGCGCCACCGAGGGCCTGGGCGTCGCGGTCGCCGCCGTCGTGCTGATCATCACCTTCGGCTCGCTCGTCGCGGCCGGCATCCCGCTGCTGACCGCGCTGATCGGCGTCGGCACCGGGATGGGCGGCATCTTCCTCGCCTCGGGCTTCCTCGAGCTGAACTCGAACACGCCGATCCTCGCGCTGATGATCGGGCTCGCCGTTGGCATCGACTACGCGCTGTTCATCGTTTCGCGCTACCGGCACGAACTGGGCCTCGGCCGCGACCCCGAAGAAGCCGCCGGACGCGCGGTCGGCACCGCCGGCTCGGCCGTCGTGTTCGCCGGGCTCACCGTCATCATCGCGCTGGCCGGCCTGACCGTCGTCGGCATCCCGTTCCTCGGCCAGATGGGCGTGGCCGCCGCGGTGACCGTCGCGGTCTCCGTGCTCATCGCGCTGACGCTGCTGCCCGCGGTGCTCGGGTTCGCCGGCGTCCGCGCCGCCGACAGCCGCATCCGGCTGCGCCGCAAGCCGGTCGGCACGACGCACGGCGAGCGCTGGGCGCGGTTCGTGGCCCGGCACCGGATCCCGGTGCTGCTCATCGCGCTGGCCGGGATGGCCGTCGTCGCGCTGCCCGCGCTGAGCATGCAGCTCGGCCTGCCCAACGACAGCACCGCCGCGCCGGAATCGACGCAGAAGAAGGCGTACGACATCGCGAGCCGCAGCTTCGGCGAGGGGTCCAACGGGCCGCTGCTGGTCGTCGTCGACACCGGCGCGAGCACCAACCGCCAGGCCGCGTTCGGCCAGGCCGCCGCCGACATCCAGAAGCTGCCCGACGTCGCCGCCGTGACGCCGCCGCGCGTCAACCAGACCGGGGACACCGCACTGCTGACGGTGATCCCGAAGAGCGGCCCGAGCAGCACGCAGACCGAGGACCTGGTGGCGGCGATCCGCGCCGAGTCGGGTGTCCTGGAGAACGCGACCGGCGCGAAGCTCGCCGTCACCGGCCAGACCGCAGCGAACATCGACGTCTCGGAGAAGCTGTCGGACGCGATGCTCCCCTACCTGGCGCTGATCGTCGGGCTGGCGTTCGTGCTGCTGATGCTGGTGTTCCGCTCGGTCGTGGTGCCGCTGAAGGCGACGATCGGCTTCCTCGGCTCGGTCGCGGCGACGTTCGGCGCGGTGGTCGCGGTGTTCCAGTGGGGCTGGCTGACCGACCTGCTCGGCGTCGCGTCGACCGGCCCGATCATGAGCATGCTGCCGATCCTGCTGATCGGTGTCCTGTTCGGGCTCGC includes the following:
- a CDS encoding MMPL family transporter; protein product: MATFLYRLGRLSFRRRALVAAVWAAVLVALGLGALTLSGQLSNSVTIPGTESQRAIDQLTEKFPQANAGGATARVVIEAPAGTTITDAKGKAAVESLVTQLKTAPKVAAVVDPFQMQSISPDQRVALAQVSYGAKAYELTEEDRQALQAPADAARAAGFTVEFGGDAVQGIPETGATEGLGVAVAAVVLIITFGSLVAAGIPLLTALIGVGTGMGGIFLASGFLELNSNTPILALMIGLAVGIDYALFIVSRYRHELGLGRDPEEAAGRAVGTAGSAVVFAGLTVIIALAGLTVVGIPFLGQMGVAAAVTVAVSVLIALTLLPAVLGFAGVRAADSRIRLRRKPVGTTHGERWARFVARHRIPVLLIALAGMAVVALPALSMQLGLPNDSTAAPESTQKKAYDIASRSFGEGSNGPLLVVVDTGASTNRQAAFGQAAADIQKLPDVAAVTPPRVNQTGDTALLTVIPKSGPSSTQTEDLVAAIRAESGVLENATGAKLAVTGQTAANIDVSEKLSDAMLPYLALIVGLAFVLLMLVFRSVVVPLKATIGFLGSVAATFGAVVAVFQWGWLTDLLGVASTGPIMSMLPILLIGVLFGLAMDYQVFLVTRMREEHVHGAEPQEAMVTGFRHGARVVVAAALIMISVFAGFILAESSLIQSIGFALAFGVLVDAFVVRMTLVPAVMSLLGRGAWWLPKWLDRILPDVDVEGEKLTKHLDEPEERELVGASR
- a CDS encoding GNAT family N-acetyltransferase, yielding MEEIVTQLEMTAADQLNPAPAVDGVALRPAEPGPLIRELHVRIGTPYRWPSASRSDTEWTRWLAEPGRRYRVIEYRGEVAGAADFEPRGGDDVEITTFGLLPEFVGRGLGGYALTLVVADAWTPPGARRVWLHTSTLDHPNALPNYLRRGFRGFSRPA
- a CDS encoding acyl-CoA dehydrogenase family protein, with the translated sequence MSRTPDPHDFLDLDAGLAEEERAIRDAVRAYAKDNLLDHVADWYETGSLPAAELAKGFGSLGLLGMHLEGYGCAGTSAVAYGIACRELEAVDSGLRSFVSVQGSLAMYAIHQWGSEEHRQEWLPRMATGDALGCFGLTEPDAGSDPGSMRTRAVRDGSDWVLSGTKMWITNGTVADVAVVWAQTDEGVRGFVVPTSTPGFTANEVKHKLSLRASLTAELVLDGVRLPSSAAFPEVRGLRGPLSCLNEARYGILFGVVGAARSCYEAALEYTLSRSQFGKPLAGFQLTQRKLADLLVEVNRTGLVALQIGRLKDAGTLHHNHVSFGKMANVRSALDAARTARSMLGANGISLEYPVMRHMANLETVLTYEGTEEMHALSLGQAITGLAAFR
- a CDS encoding transketolase family protein, producing the protein MSSMREAFLSTTEEVLDADPDVAVVLADISAAQLAGAAQRHPDRVINVGIREQLLVSTGAGLALAGLRPIVHTFPSFLVERAFEQIKLDFSHQEVGGVLVSYGASYDMTTAGRTHQSPGDVALIDSLPGWTVHVPGHPDEARRLLLESIPGDGRIYLRLSAQENASPHLGVGFTRLRTGSRGVVVAVGPVLDRVLRATAGLDVTVLYASTIRPFDAAGLRAAALAAAPEVVLVEPYLAGTSAHWVAEALSDVPHRLRSLGVRRDTEVRTYGGIADHDLAHGLDAGSLALSIKDFLQG
- a CDS encoding thiamine pyrophosphate-dependent enzyme, with amino-acid sequence MTTATEPGYAGLPRLISLMTGDDKHSAAAESTVDVLWVLYDRVLDVTPENFREPDRDRFLLSKGHGPMAYYAVLTAKGFLAEAELATWSDPVSRLGHHPDRRRVPGVEISSGSLGHGLPIAFGTALGLRARGLTGPKVVTLVGDAELDEGSNHEAIVVAGRAGLENLTAVVIDNQSSTRGWPGGIARRFAVEGWETRTVSGRDHDALHDAFTAAHPGRPLAVVAVVEPKG
- a CDS encoding PPOX class F420-dependent oxidoreductase — encoded protein: MASETDRLAAERYVVLTTFRRDGRAVPTPIWVAGDAGELVLWSERKAGKVKRIRNSGRVEVQACDLRGRQTHGAVATGQARLLDLAETERVRKAIARKYGIVGRVTMFFSKLRGPADRTVGIAVKLDD
- a CDS encoding DUF1330 domain-containing protein, whose amino-acid sequence is MTAYGLAHLRPPAELSEEVFQYLERIQATLDPFGGEFLVHGAPVHVVEGEWPGGLVLIGFPSAAAAHEWYASPAYQAILRLRADHIPGDLVIVDGCGPDHDSAAMGAALRAAAVGRKAADSAVAAP
- a CDS encoding TetR/AcrR family transcriptional regulator → MTAGPDGDTRTRLLQTALRLFTEHGVEGTSLQMIADALGITKAAVYYHFKTKAEITEAVAEPGVRDLDALVLRAAAQKRRGAQVDLLLEGFIDLVIRHRALVALFSSDPGLIRAIEKSAHGGMEGFGQALLGILAGPSPDTAARVNAMVTLTGIAMAGGSPDLASLGDDELRTELLDVGRRLLGRPRRRTPSAVPSL
- a CDS encoding RNA 2'-phosphotransferase produces the protein MNEKQLIRISKRLARHLRHDPAAIGLTLTPDGWANVETLLGALRAHGLTVTREQLDEVVERNNKRRFAFDETGTRIRASQGHSVTVDLGLPNAIPPAVLYHGTVSKFLDAIFHEGLRPMNRHAVHLSPTTDTARTVAARRGKPVILHIDAAAMTAAGHEFQVSANGVWLTATVPPTYLSHIP
- a CDS encoding TetR/AcrR family transcriptional regulator, which gives rise to MVRRNPERRAALLDAAIDVLAREGARGLTFRAVDQQAGVPAGTASNYFANRDEILKHAGERVYERLVDEAVIAGGLTGPRDRARVTELMHELVDRVAAFPTGFLALLELRLEATRRPELRDVLTRRIRADVDFNVAYHEKSGLPGDGTTVVLLWLALNWLIMERLTLPGLFSDDQRHDLVETLVDRLLAGQPALPPT
- a CDS encoding NIPSNAP family protein; this translates as MTHIDFETVIELRRYTLHPGRRDELIELFEREFVEPQEAAGAHLFGLFRERASPDKFVWLRGFRSMEARRAALEEFYFGPVWKEHREAANATMIDSDDVLLLRPVRRGLSTPPPGSGLHVAISSPASPPDSAFAAFETEPSENTFPQLPVRTGGPFSVWFSRTPMGAAGELELEATTRSLIR
- the soxR gene encoding redox-sensitive transcriptional activator SoxR, with protein sequence MTRLAEHLSIGQVAERSGVPHTALRFYEEKGLISSERSAGNQRRYPRSVLRRIAFVRAAQRVGLSLEDISSALASLPEDHAPTKADWARLSRDWQHELDARIDALQRLRDRLTGCVGCGCLSLRSCALYNNDDELARYGPGASKLRPATEGGI
- a CDS encoding NUDIX hydrolase — its product is MGFRIRPIALGLVWRGDALLVFEGRDDVKGETFYRPLGGGIEFGERGEEALRREFAEELDAELRVGKRLGVLENIFTWQGKSGHEITFLYDAEFTDSACYRREEMQILDDDAIARWVDVADFRDGSKILYPTGLLELLSADQ
- the hisH gene encoding imidazole glycerol phosphate synthase subunit HisH, with product MVILDYGSGNLRSAERAVARAGADVEVTADPHAAIEADGLVVPGVGAYSACMAGLLEVKGHRIIGKRLAGGRPVLGICVGMQILFSRGDEHGEETEGTGEWPGVVDRLNADVLPHMGWNTVRAPADSQLFAGLDPDERFYFVHSYAARKWELESGLSGQEPKVTWANHGEDFVAAVENGPLWATQFHPEKSGDAGARLLRNWLATL
- the priA gene encoding bifunctional 1-(5-phosphoribosyl)-5-((5-phosphoribosylamino)methylideneamino)imidazole-4-carboxamide isomerase/phosphoribosylanthranilate isomerase PriA, producing MTFTLLPAVDVADGQAVRLVQGEAGTETSYGSPLEAALAWQRDGAEWIHLVDLDAAFGKGSNRELLAEVVGKLDVQVEISGGIRDDASLKAALATGARRVNLGTAALEDPEWTARVIGEYGDRVAIGLDVRITEAGHRLSARGWTSDGGDLWEVLERLDRDGASRYVVTDVSKDGTLRGPNLELLRDVVARTDAPVIASGGVSSVADLVALAGLASDGVEGSIVGKALYAGAFTLPEALAAVAEV